A window of the Natronomonas salina genome harbors these coding sequences:
- a CDS encoding aconitate hydratase — MGQTITEQILDDHLVEGELETGEEIGIEIDQVLTQDTTGTLVWLQFEALGLDEVQTELAAQYCDHQTYQFDFKNTDDHRFLRSAAGTFGAYFSRPGNGICHNVHKENFAAPGKTLLGSDSHTPTPGGLGQLAIGSGGLDVAVAMGGGAYYIEMPEVVNVRLEGELPEWATAKDVILHMLGELSVKGGVGKVLEYTGPGVETLSIPERTTITNMGTELGATSSIFPTDEKTRDWMARFGREDEHVDLQPDEDAEYADQITVDLSELEPLIAKPSMPDKVVPVDEVAGTDVDQVMIGSCTNGAYEDILPGAKMLEGRTTDKKTEMIVAPGSKQASEMLAREGWTAEMMAAGVNFSEATCGACIGIGHVPASDSVSLRTFNRNFEGRSGIEDDNVYLCSPEVATAAAIAGEIVDPRDLADELGDLEAPGFEMGDKYSEGMGKDDPDIIAPDEAVDDDLIKGPNIGDVPLKDELDAELKGPALLKMEDNITTDHIIPATQDILMYRSNIPKLSEFTLSRVDDTFADRALESDGGFLVAGENYGQGSSREHAALCPMYLGVEGVLAQSFARIHRANLFNFGLLPLEIDEEDYERIEQGDDIEVVDDVAEAVRTGQEEFTVRVNDDWELTATLDASEREREILADGGKLSHTKKKAKDGDSGATPADD, encoded by the coding sequence ATGGGACAGACGATTACGGAACAGATCCTCGATGACCACCTCGTCGAAGGCGAACTCGAGACGGGGGAGGAGATCGGGATCGAGATCGACCAGGTGCTCACCCAGGACACGACGGGGACGCTGGTCTGGCTGCAGTTCGAGGCGCTGGGCCTCGACGAGGTCCAGACCGAGCTCGCCGCCCAGTACTGTGACCACCAGACCTACCAGTTCGACTTCAAGAACACGGACGACCACCGCTTCCTGCGGTCCGCCGCGGGTACGTTCGGCGCCTACTTCTCCCGACCGGGCAACGGCATCTGCCACAACGTCCACAAGGAGAACTTCGCCGCGCCCGGCAAGACGCTGCTCGGGTCCGACAGCCACACGCCGACGCCCGGCGGCCTCGGCCAGCTGGCCATCGGGTCCGGCGGCCTCGACGTCGCCGTCGCGATGGGCGGCGGCGCCTACTACATCGAGATGCCGGAGGTCGTCAACGTCCGGCTGGAGGGCGAGCTTCCCGAGTGGGCGACCGCGAAGGACGTCATCCTCCACATGCTCGGCGAGCTGTCCGTCAAGGGCGGCGTCGGTAAGGTCCTCGAGTACACGGGCCCCGGCGTCGAGACGCTGAGCATCCCCGAGCGGACGACCATCACCAACATGGGCACCGAGCTGGGCGCCACCTCCTCGATCTTCCCGACCGACGAGAAGACCCGAGACTGGATGGCCCGCTTCGGCCGCGAGGACGAGCACGTCGACCTCCAGCCCGACGAGGACGCCGAGTACGCCGACCAGATCACGGTCGACCTCTCGGAGCTCGAGCCGCTCATCGCGAAGCCGAGCATGCCCGACAAGGTCGTGCCCGTCGACGAGGTCGCCGGCACCGACGTCGACCAGGTCATGATCGGCTCCTGCACCAACGGCGCCTACGAGGACATCCTCCCCGGCGCGAAGATGCTCGAGGGCCGCACCACGGACAAGAAGACCGAGATGATCGTCGCGCCCGGTTCGAAGCAGGCCTCCGAGATGCTCGCCCGCGAGGGCTGGACGGCCGAGATGATGGCCGCCGGCGTCAACTTCTCCGAGGCGACCTGCGGTGCCTGCATCGGAATCGGCCACGTGCCGGCCTCCGACTCCGTCTCGCTGCGGACGTTCAACCGCAACTTCGAGGGCCGCTCCGGCATCGAGGACGACAACGTCTACCTCTGCTCGCCGGAGGTCGCGACCGCCGCGGCCATCGCCGGCGAGATCGTCGACCCGCGTGACCTCGCCGACGAGCTCGGCGACCTCGAGGCCCCCGGATTCGAGATGGGCGACAAGTACAGCGAGGGCATGGGCAAGGACGACCCCGACATCATCGCGCCCGACGAGGCCGTCGACGACGACCTCATCAAGGGCCCGAACATCGGCGACGTCCCGCTGAAGGACGAGCTGGACGCCGAGCTGAAGGGTCCGGCCCTCCTGAAGATGGAGGACAACATCACGACCGACCACATCATCCCGGCGACCCAGGACATCCTGATGTACCGGTCGAACATCCCGAAGCTCTCGGAGTTCACGCTCTCGCGCGTCGACGACACCTTCGCCGACCGCGCACTCGAGAGCGACGGCGGCTTCCTCGTCGCCGGCGAGAACTACGGCCAGGGCTCCTCGCGTGAGCACGCGGCGCTGTGCCCGATGTACCTCGGCGTCGAGGGCGTCCTCGCACAGAGCTTCGCCCGCATCCACCGCGCGAACCTCTTCAACTTCGGTCTCCTGCCGCTGGAGATCGACGAGGAGGACTACGAGCGCATCGAGCAGGGCGACGACATCGAGGTCGTCGACGACGTCGCCGAGGCCGTTCGGACCGGCCAGGAGGAGTTCACCGTCCGCGTCAACGACGACTGGGAACTCACCGCGACGCTCGACGCCTCCGAGCGCGAACGCGAGATCCTCGCCGACGGCGGCAAGCTCTCGCACACGAAGAAGAAGGCCAAGGACGGCGACAGCGGCGCGACGCCCGCCGACGACTGA
- a CDS encoding translation initiation factor IF-2 subunit beta, with protein MEYEASLDRAMDAVPDIQSSGDRLSVPDASAQTDGAFTRFTNLDSVADALARDTDHLHRYVQQSLATSGKLEDGVGRYNGSFQERDFDAAVTDYTEEYVRCSECGLPDTRLVQEDRTMMLRCDACGAFRPVKKGRSSSQTQQRQDDVEEGQTYTVEVTDTGRKGDGVAHRGDYTIFVPGASEGDVVEIYIESTSGNLAFSRLA; from the coding sequence ATGGAGTACGAAGCAAGTCTCGACCGAGCCATGGACGCCGTCCCCGACATCCAGTCGAGCGGCGACCGGCTCTCGGTCCCCGACGCGTCGGCCCAGACCGACGGTGCGTTCACGCGCTTTACGAACCTCGATTCGGTCGCCGACGCGCTCGCGCGCGACACCGACCACCTCCACCGGTACGTCCAGCAGTCCCTCGCCACCTCCGGCAAGCTCGAGGACGGCGTCGGCCGCTACAACGGGAGCTTCCAGGAGCGGGACTTCGACGCGGCGGTCACCGACTACACCGAGGAGTACGTCCGCTGCAGCGAGTGCGGCCTGCCGGACACCCGCCTCGTCCAGGAGGACCGTACCATGATGCTGCGCTGCGACGCCTGCGGTGCGTTCCGCCCCGTCAAGAAGGGCCGCAGCTCCTCGCAGACCCAGCAGCGACAGGACGACGTCGAGGAGGGCCAGACGTACACGGTCGAGGTCACCGACACCGGCCGGAAGGGCGACGGCGTCGCCCACCGCGGCGACTACACCATCTTCGTCCCCGGCGCCAGCGAGGGCGACGTGGTCGAGATCTACATCGAGTCCACCAGCGGCAACCTCGCGTTCTCGCGGCTGGCCTGA
- a CDS encoding S8 family serine peptidase, giving the protein MSNNITRRRALQIAAGTSASGLLVGGASGKGRPPRRIVGTASSRGSREARRQASNVRRTLRFGDIGQAVAGRFSDKAAEQLRRRDDVRYVERDATVEALGQRLPWGVDRVDADVLHEHGETGSGADVAIIDTGIDADHPDLQANLGAGVSYVDCQGSDCDRAWSDDNDHGTHCAGVAAAVDDSEGVVGVATQATLHAVKVLDENGSGYLSDVAAGIEHTADQGWDVGNLSLGASSGSRTLRDACRYAADEGVLLVAAAGNSGPCTDCVGYPAVYDTVVAVGSTDADDALSSFSATGPELELAAPGEGVESTVRGGYASYSGTSMACPHVSGAAAQLMAGGYTNREARQRLHDTAEDVGLDATEQGYGLLDADAAVLDGSGDDDSAPSVSWANPSGGSTVSGTVAVRIDAADAEDADDSLEVSYRVDSGAARSTAYDATSGTYTAEWDTTTVDDGDHALEATATDAAGNTDSASIAVTVDNAGAAPSVDALSLSEVETDGGDAAFDADWSVADADGDLASVDLTLVDDADGETEDGATVEVGGDAAGGTTRLVAPGDDGSEHGYTVELIVSDGEGNASSAAASATEEEPTTSTAPDVDSFRLSDQSNPAWTRYDVEWSVADADGDLGSVTTEMVDGSGRVLDAASDSVGGDVASGTHQVRSKRNASAIVLTVTDAAGHATTDSRSV; this is encoded by the coding sequence ATGTCGAACAACATCACCAGGCGGCGGGCCCTCCAGATCGCGGCGGGGACGTCGGCCAGCGGGCTCCTGGTCGGCGGGGCGAGCGGCAAGGGGCGACCGCCGCGACGCATCGTCGGGACGGCGAGTTCTCGGGGGTCCCGCGAGGCCCGGCGACAGGCCTCGAACGTGCGGCGAACGTTGCGGTTCGGTGACATCGGCCAGGCCGTCGCGGGACGGTTCTCGGACAAGGCCGCCGAGCAGCTCCGGCGGCGGGACGACGTCCGGTACGTCGAGCGCGACGCGACCGTCGAGGCGCTCGGCCAGCGGCTGCCGTGGGGCGTCGACCGCGTGGACGCTGACGTCCTCCACGAGCACGGCGAGACGGGGAGCGGGGCCGACGTCGCGATCATCGACACCGGCATCGACGCCGACCATCCCGACCTGCAGGCCAACCTCGGCGCGGGCGTCTCGTACGTCGACTGCCAGGGTTCGGACTGCGACCGCGCCTGGTCCGACGACAACGACCACGGGACCCACTGCGCCGGCGTCGCGGCCGCCGTCGACGACAGCGAGGGCGTCGTCGGCGTCGCCACGCAGGCGACCCTGCACGCGGTGAAGGTCCTCGACGAGAACGGCTCCGGCTACCTCTCGGACGTCGCGGCGGGCATCGAGCACACCGCCGACCAGGGCTGGGACGTCGGGAACCTCTCGCTCGGCGCCTCATCCGGCTCCCGGACGCTGCGGGACGCCTGCCGGTACGCCGCCGACGAAGGGGTCCTGCTGGTCGCCGCGGCCGGCAACTCGGGTCCCTGTACAGACTGCGTCGGCTACCCGGCGGTCTACGACACCGTCGTCGCGGTCGGGTCGACGGACGCCGACGACGCCCTCTCGTCGTTCTCCGCGACCGGACCGGAACTCGAACTCGCGGCGCCCGGCGAGGGGGTCGAGTCGACCGTCCGCGGCGGCTACGCCAGCTACTCCGGGACGTCGATGGCCTGTCCCCACGTCTCTGGCGCCGCCGCCCAGCTGATGGCCGGCGGGTACACGAACCGGGAGGCCCGCCAGCGCCTCCATGACACGGCCGAGGACGTCGGACTCGACGCCACCGAGCAGGGGTACGGCCTGCTGGACGCCGACGCGGCCGTCCTCGACGGTTCGGGCGACGACGACTCGGCGCCGTCGGTCTCATGGGCGAACCCCAGCGGCGGTTCGACCGTCTCGGGGACGGTCGCCGTCCGGATCGACGCCGCCGACGCCGAGGACGCCGACGATTCCCTCGAGGTCAGCTACCGGGTCGACAGCGGCGCCGCCAGGTCGACCGCCTACGACGCCACCTCCGGGACCTACACAGCCGAATGGGATACCACGACCGTCGACGACGGGGACCACGCGCTAGAGGCCACCGCGACCGACGCGGCGGGCAACACCGACAGCGCGAGCATCGCAGTTACCGTCGACAACGCGGGCGCCGCGCCGAGCGTCGACGCCCTGTCGCTCTCCGAGGTGGAGACCGACGGCGGCGACGCGGCCTTCGACGCCGACTGGTCGGTCGCCGACGCCGACGGCGACCTCGCGTCGGTCGACCTGACGCTCGTCGACGACGCCGACGGCGAGACCGAGGACGGGGCGACGGTCGAGGTCGGCGGCGACGCCGCCGGCGGCACGACCCGCCTCGTAGCTCCCGGGGACGACGGCTCGGAGCACGGGTACACGGTCGAACTGATCGTCTCGGACGGCGAGGGCAACGCGTCCTCCGCCGCCGCCTCGGCGACCGAGGAGGAACCCACCACGAGTACCGCGCCGGACGTCGATTCGTTCCGGCTCTCCGACCAGAGCAACCCGGCCTGGACCCGGTACGACGTCGAGTGGTCGGTCGCCGACGCCGACGGCGACCTCGGGTCGGTCACCACCGAGATGGTCGACGGGTCCGGGCGCGTCCTCGACGCCGCGTCCGATTCCGTGGGCGGAGACGTCGCGTCGGGCACCCACCAGGTCCGGTCGAAGCGAAACGCCAGCGCGATCGTCCTGACCGTGACCGACGCCGCCGGCCACGCGACGACCGACTCGCGGTCCGTCTGA
- a CDS encoding dihydroneopterin aldolase family protein: protein MDPTTPQAACFEAGIKFGTLYHQFAGTPVSPDSSASLERAIAEAVENQPFCESVDVEILDDVLAAELDEQSADYTELTGRFMEVELVVDYEGCRVHTSMSMEGDYPRMRVDRVEDA from the coding sequence ATGGACCCCACGACGCCCCAGGCGGCCTGCTTCGAGGCCGGCATCAAGTTCGGTACCCTCTACCACCAGTTCGCCGGCACGCCGGTCTCCCCCGACAGCAGCGCCAGCCTCGAACGCGCCATCGCGGAGGCCGTCGAGAACCAGCCGTTCTGCGAGTCCGTCGACGTCGAGATCCTCGACGACGTCCTCGCCGCGGAACTCGACGAGCAGTCGGCCGACTACACCGAGCTGACGGGCCGGTTCATGGAGGTCGAACTCGTCGTCGACTACGAGGGGTGTCGGGTCCACACGTCGATGTCGATGGAGGGTGACTACCCGCGCATGCGCGTGGACAGGGTAGAAGACGCGTGA
- the rimI gene encoding ribosomal protein S18-alanine N-acetyltransferase, translated as MGPSVLAGTVTTTGAHTSVGIRAADRADLLDVFHIEKQSFAQPWPYAAFERLLDAPAFLVAEADEEVVGYVVADTVPNHGTSIGHIKDIAVAPDRRGEGVGRSLLSKALMELFVDGAGRVKLEVRESNEPAQQLYADFDFEVHHIVSNYYDDGEDAYVMVREA; from the coding sequence ATGGGGCCCTCCGTACTAGCCGGTACCGTGACCACGACCGGGGCCCACACGAGCGTCGGGATCCGCGCGGCCGACCGCGCGGACCTCCTCGACGTCTTCCACATCGAGAAGCAGTCGTTCGCCCAGCCGTGGCCCTACGCGGCGTTCGAGCGCCTGCTCGACGCCCCCGCGTTCCTCGTCGCCGAGGCCGACGAGGAGGTCGTCGGCTACGTCGTCGCCGACACCGTCCCGAACCACGGCACCTCCATCGGCCATATCAAGGACATCGCGGTCGCCCCGGACCGCCGCGGCGAGGGCGTCGGCCGGTCCCTGCTCTCGAAGGCACTGATGGAGCTGTTCGTCGACGGCGCCGGCCGCGTGAAGCTCGAGGTCCGCGAGAGCAACGAGCCCGCCCAGCAGCTGTACGCCGACTTCGACTTCGAGGTCCACCACATCGTCTCGAACTACTACGACGACGGGGAGGACGCGTACGTGATGGTGCGGGAGGCCTGA